The following coding sequences lie in one Pontibacter sp. G13 genomic window:
- a CDS encoding T9SS type A sorting domain-containing protein, protein MKKPILLMLALVSALGLRAQMTADTVTTGAGYANQVWYSMENGEVMEQPKDDWDLAFDVSAFGFNIMTNPTTGMMLYLYPGDTSAFATLDTAGIDTWTTLYNSDTSWAYGSFTRSQSGLDVGWGQYSTVTHVITGDSLYVVKLADGSYQKLFIQNMAGGAYNFRHATLDNSMDMTHSLAKSAFTDKLFGYFNLTSHSTIDREPVSGDWDLLFTQYTGYLPTPYTVSGVLQHPAVEVAQAYPVTDPGTYDAYTDHEFSAHINQIGWDWKTFDFTVGYIIQDSSVYFVKNQAGDIWKVVFTGFGGSSNGEYHFSKSKVLTTAIDGLQPETFLEVYPNPAQDVVNVVGDFQAGVEAEMIILDLSGRMVQTERFVSAGLSAQAFHVSGLSTGMYQLIIRQGSVTATRKLVIR, encoded by the coding sequence ATGAAAAAACCTATACTTCTGATGTTGGCGTTGGTGTCCGCTTTGGGCCTGCGTGCGCAAATGACCGCTGATACTGTGACCACTGGGGCTGGATACGCCAACCAAGTTTGGTACAGCATGGAGAACGGCGAAGTGATGGAGCAACCCAAGGACGATTGGGATCTGGCATTCGATGTCAGTGCTTTTGGCTTCAACATCATGACCAATCCTACCACGGGGATGATGTTGTATCTCTATCCGGGAGACACTTCAGCATTTGCTACGCTAGATACCGCGGGGATCGATACTTGGACCACCCTTTACAACTCTGATACCTCTTGGGCCTATGGTTCCTTCACCCGTAGCCAGTCAGGATTGGACGTGGGTTGGGGACAGTACAGCACCGTCACTCATGTGATCACAGGCGATAGCTTGTACGTCGTGAAATTGGCCGACGGATCCTACCAGAAGCTCTTCATCCAGAATATGGCAGGTGGAGCCTACAACTTCCGCCATGCGACCTTGGACAACAGTATGGACATGACCCATTCTTTGGCCAAATCAGCTTTCACCGACAAATTATTTGGGTATTTCAACCTTACCTCCCATAGCACGATTGACCGTGAGCCTGTTAGCGGTGATTGGGATTTGTTGTTCACCCAATACACAGGATATCTACCAACTCCCTACACCGTTTCCGGAGTATTGCAGCATCCAGCAGTTGAGGTAGCTCAGGCCTATCCGGTAACAGATCCAGGGACTTATGACGCTTACACGGACCATGAGTTCTCTGCTCACATCAATCAAATCGGCTGGGACTGGAAAACATTCGATTTCACGGTTGGCTACATCATCCAAGACAGCTCTGTCTACTTTGTCAAGAACCAAGCGGGCGATATCTGGAAGGTCGTATTCACCGGATTCGGAGGTAGCTCCAACGGGGAATACCATTTCTCCAAGTCCAAGGTATTGACCACGGCGATCGATGGTCTTCAGCCAGAAACCTTCTTGGAAGTATATCCAAATCCCGCTCAGGATGTTGTCAATGTAGTGGGTGATTTCCAAGCGGGAGTTGAGGCCGAAATGATCATCTTGGATCTGTCCGGTCGGATGGTACAAACAGAACGCTTCGTGTCTGCAGGTCTTTCTGCACAAGCTTTCCACGTGTCAGGCTTGTCTACAGGGATGTATCAACTGATCATCCGTCAAGGATCTGTAACCGCGACTCGCAAACTCGTTATTCGATAA
- a CDS encoding SusD/RagB family nutrient-binding outer membrane lipoprotein codes for MKLSHIFTWMLGVVLLAACTQNFEEINTNPNAPESVDAQFLLPHVIKTLADDMASNGWESGNLLAQLTTKHDFNDVDRYDLKTNTELWNASYFRLRDLETIISQSEAEGGNPAYKGVALVLRAYIAANLTDLWGSIPYSEALKGAEGSFQPTYDTQEEVYTGANGILASLEEANTLLGQGGLPIGGDILFNGDLSMWQKLANSLRVRYLLRVSAVYPQAAAELQSIVDNDPLMEGNDDNAALPYLASAPNQWYVFNTRQGDYENVRMSTTIDTVLQMTLANSAGDADPRLYDLFKPTAATKDQPVKLYIGLPNGLSASSKSSYVLNEISTLGARFRDIPNGVEAQFMMYAELQFALAEAAQKGMISGEASMYYANGVAAAFEYLGVEMPADYMSREGVAFAGQELEVIMLQKWLASFGNGYEGWYEYRRTGMPALRPSVDNLNGDLIPVRYIYPTDEQAVNLDNYTSAVSELGADDYNTKSWWDM; via the coding sequence ATGAAACTTTCACATATCTTCACCTGGATGTTGGGCGTGGTATTGCTTGCTGCGTGTACCCAGAACTTCGAGGAGATCAACACCAACCCTAACGCACCTGAGTCTGTAGACGCTCAGTTCTTGCTACCTCACGTAATCAAGACGTTGGCTGACGACATGGCCAGCAATGGATGGGAAAGCGGAAACCTTTTGGCTCAGCTGACCACCAAGCATGACTTCAACGATGTAGATCGTTACGATCTGAAGACAAACACTGAGCTGTGGAATGCTTCCTACTTCCGCTTGCGTGACCTTGAGACGATTATCTCTCAGTCTGAAGCTGAAGGTGGCAACCCTGCCTACAAAGGGGTGGCTTTGGTATTGCGTGCATATATCGCCGCGAACTTGACGGATCTGTGGGGTTCTATTCCTTACAGCGAAGCATTGAAAGGAGCGGAAGGATCTTTCCAGCCTACATACGACACCCAAGAAGAAGTTTACACCGGTGCCAATGGGATTTTGGCGAGCTTGGAAGAAGCCAACACACTTTTGGGACAAGGTGGTCTGCCAATCGGTGGAGACATCCTCTTCAACGGTGACTTGAGCATGTGGCAAAAATTGGCCAACAGCTTGCGCGTACGGTACCTCTTGCGTGTATCCGCGGTTTACCCACAAGCTGCTGCAGAATTGCAATCTATCGTGGACAACGATCCATTGATGGAAGGAAACGACGACAACGCTGCGCTTCCTTACTTGGCTTCTGCGCCTAATCAGTGGTATGTATTCAACACGCGTCAGGGAGACTACGAAAACGTGCGTATGTCCACCACCATCGACACCGTGCTGCAAATGACTTTGGCTAACTCTGCTGGCGATGCTGATCCACGTCTGTATGACTTGTTCAAGCCTACTGCTGCCACCAAGGACCAGCCTGTAAAATTGTACATCGGCCTACCTAACGGTCTGTCAGCTTCCAGCAAGTCTAGCTACGTATTGAATGAGATCTCCACGTTGGGTGCTCGTTTCCGCGACATTCCAAATGGAGTGGAAGCTCAATTCATGATGTACGCTGAGTTGCAGTTTGCCTTGGCTGAGGCTGCTCAGAAAGGCATGATTTCTGGCGAGGCTTCCATGTACTACGCGAATGGGGTAGCTGCTGCCTTCGAATACCTCGGAGTGGAAATGCCTGCTGACTACATGAGCCGCGAAGGAGTCGCTTTTGCTGGTCAGGAGTTGGAAGTGATCATGCTCCAGAAGTGGTTGGCTTCCTTCGGCAACGGATACGAAGGATGGTATGAGTACCGCCGTACCGGAATGCCAGCACTTCGTCCATCTGTAGACAACTTGAATGGTGACTTGATCCCGGTTCGCTACATCTACCCAACGGATGAGCAAGCGGTGAACTTGGACAACTACACCTCTGCTGTCTCTGAATTGGGTGCAGACGACTACAACACCAAAAGCTGGTGGGATATGTAA
- a CDS encoding DUF6607 family protein: MNRITAFSLIVLASLGMTFAQAPNSADVAAIKSMCGCHSITFDYAETFHQDPNYEIHQPYHAKAAAEWIFVEEETEDKIVIQHLLVVQDSIIVKHWRQDWLFENQDIHQFTNTRTWKHAQLPANQVKGQWSQKVYQVDDSPRYQGNATWVHVDGRHFWENTADAPLPRREFSKRSDYQVMERTNRHEILDYGWVHVQDNRKIIREGRADSVLVLEKGLNDYTKIDDSNCQAAMDWWETNQAYWALVRAEWDEVFAANETVQLKKKVDDTFLWKALFTYGDEAAELATKKPKKVSARIEEIIASYLVSQEDLGSVEQE, from the coding sequence ATGAACAGAATCACCGCTTTTTCTTTGATCGTATTGGCTTCCTTGGGGATGACATTCGCCCAAGCGCCTAACTCCGCAGATGTAGCTGCCATCAAATCCATGTGTGGATGTCACTCCATCACCTTTGACTACGCGGAAACTTTCCACCAAGACCCGAACTACGAGATCCACCAGCCATACCACGCGAAAGCTGCAGCTGAATGGATCTTTGTAGAAGAAGAAACTGAAGACAAAATCGTCATCCAACACTTGTTGGTCGTACAGGATTCCATCATCGTGAAGCACTGGCGCCAAGATTGGTTGTTCGAAAACCAAGATATCCACCAGTTCACCAACACCCGAACTTGGAAGCATGCCCAATTGCCAGCCAATCAGGTGAAAGGCCAATGGTCCCAAAAGGTGTATCAAGTAGATGACAGCCCGCGCTACCAAGGCAATGCGACTTGGGTGCATGTTGATGGTCGCCATTTCTGGGAAAATACAGCAGATGCTCCTCTACCACGTCGTGAATTCTCCAAACGTAGCGACTACCAAGTGATGGAGCGTACCAATCGCCATGAGATCCTCGATTACGGTTGGGTACACGTTCAGGACAACCGCAAAATCATCCGTGAAGGGAGAGCTGATAGCGTCTTGGTACTGGAAAAAGGACTCAACGATTACACCAAAATCGACGACAGCAATTGCCAAGCTGCTATGGATTGGTGGGAAACCAATCAGGCCTACTGGGCGCTCGTGCGTGCAGAATGGGACGAAGTGTTCGCTGCCAATGAGACCGTACAGTTGAAGAAGAAAGTAGATGACACCTTCCTCTGGAAAGCATTGTTCACCTACGGCGATGAGGCTGCTGAACTCGCCACTAAAAAACCCAAGAAGGTTTCCGCAAGAATTGAGGAGATCATCGCTAGCTACCTCGTGTCCCAGGAAGACCTGGGGAGTGTAGAGCAAGAATAA
- a CDS encoding NUDIX domain-containing protein yields the protein MKIPYGLKKVATLCVLQHKDEFLLLRRKKDPNAGLITPVGGKLDPHESPLTCAIRETREETGIILPSMKFCGMLTESSPTHYNWVNYVYLGQIDRMDPPPCNEGELLWVHRDHLLGVDTPKTDWFIYEYLLADKPFMFSAEFDSDIVLQTMREELENVFVWPREG from the coding sequence ATGAAGATTCCATACGGCCTCAAAAAAGTTGCAACCCTGTGTGTCCTCCAGCATAAGGATGAATTTTTGCTACTTCGACGCAAAAAAGATCCGAATGCCGGACTGATCACGCCTGTTGGCGGCAAGCTCGATCCCCACGAAAGCCCGCTGACTTGTGCTATCCGCGAGACTCGGGAAGAAACGGGAATCATCCTGCCGAGCATGAAGTTTTGCGGAATGCTCACGGAGTCGTCCCCCACGCATTACAATTGGGTGAATTATGTGTATCTCGGGCAGATCGACCGCATGGACCCGCCGCCTTGCAATGAGGGAGAATTGTTGTGGGTACATCGCGACCATCTGTTGGGGGTGGATACGCCGAAGACCGATTGGTTCATCTATGAATATCTATTGGCGGACAAGCCGTTTATGTTTTCTGCAGAATTTGACAGTGATATCGTGTTGCAGACCATGCGGGAGGAATTGGAGAATGTGTTTGTGTGGCCGCGGGAGGGATAA
- a CDS encoding family 43 glycosylhydrolase has product MKHLYLLLLPIVAMSCQTQPLQQESLPYGHVDGVDPKTQVSPDLKPLWDKFLRDTYVTLGPDGYYYLTGTAAFEGRETAFDENEGIPLWRSKDLENWEDLGYVWTFDDHGTWQRDSFVMENPPKTDINGQPSGPIRRSVWASEIHYLESQQNWFLVACVNNNPNGRGSFILKSTTGLPTGPYENIEGNAEGPLFEKIDGSLFEEEDGTVYFVGHSHWIAKMKPDMSGFAEPLRRFKEEAYDPEPYIEGAFIVKAGGKYHLMGAFWSFRMDDGSYVYNPGKVWADKADREAHRWAYDCVVATADSIYGPYSPRYTAVTGGGHNNFFQDKDGNWWSTWFGNPRTDIFPQNFLRRPALIPLEFDGETFFPKQGS; this is encoded by the coding sequence ATGAAACACCTGTATCTACTATTGCTTCCGATTGTGGCGATGAGTTGCCAGACGCAGCCTCTCCAGCAAGAATCCCTGCCCTATGGCCATGTGGATGGCGTCGATCCCAAAACCCAAGTCTCCCCAGATCTCAAGCCGCTCTGGGACAAATTCCTGCGAGATACCTATGTGACCCTTGGACCTGATGGGTACTATTATCTGACCGGAACCGCCGCCTTTGAGGGGCGAGAAACGGCCTTTGATGAAAATGAGGGGATTCCACTATGGCGCTCCAAGGATCTGGAGAACTGGGAAGATCTGGGCTATGTCTGGACCTTTGACGATCATGGGACCTGGCAGCGCGATTCCTTTGTCATGGAGAACCCTCCCAAAACCGATATCAATGGTCAGCCTTCTGGACCGATCCGGCGATCTGTATGGGCGTCAGAAATCCACTATCTGGAAAGCCAGCAAAACTGGTTCCTCGTTGCCTGTGTCAATAACAATCCCAACGGTCGCGGCTCTTTCATCCTGAAAAGCACGACGGGCTTGCCTACCGGACCTTATGAAAATATCGAGGGAAACGCCGAAGGACCTCTGTTCGAAAAGATCGATGGGAGCTTGTTTGAGGAGGAAGATGGGACGGTCTACTTCGTAGGGCATAGCCATTGGATTGCCAAGATGAAGCCGGACATGAGTGGATTTGCCGAGCCGCTCCGGAGATTCAAGGAGGAGGCATACGATCCTGAGCCCTACATCGAGGGCGCCTTCATCGTCAAGGCTGGTGGCAAATACCATCTGATGGGGGCCTTTTGGAGCTTCCGGATGGATGATGGGAGCTATGTCTACAACCCCGGCAAGGTGTGGGCGGACAAGGCGGACCGCGAAGCTCATCGTTGGGCCTATGACTGTGTGGTCGCTACAGCCGATAGCATCTATGGTCCTTATTCTCCTCGATACACGGCGGTAACTGGCGGCGGCCACAACAATTTCTTTCAGGACAAAGACGGCAATTGGTGGAGTACTTGGTTTGGAAATCCTCGGACAGACATCTTTCCCCAGAATTTCCTGAGACGACCCGCGCTGATTCCCTTGGAGTTTGACGGCGAAACATTCTTTCCGAAGCAGGGCAGTTGA
- a CDS encoding response regulator transcription factor has translation MVLKQLGKPHLLKEVWTSQRLAQTLKDHLPELLIIDPIDSAEFSHEMILSIRDTYPDLPVLVISNPEKGTDVLQLVKSGIMGYLTWRCKAQEIIQALQMITSGQKFFCDQVLSVILSGPTHPTEEETSELSQREQEILSLIAKGMTNKQIASALFISHHTVHTHRKNMMKKLGIKSSPQLIVYAIQSGLVDAPDP, from the coding sequence ATGGTCTTGAAGCAACTGGGCAAACCTCATCTTCTGAAAGAGGTTTGGACCTCACAGCGATTGGCGCAGACCCTCAAAGATCATCTTCCAGAGCTATTGATCATTGATCCGATAGATTCCGCTGAATTCTCGCATGAGATGATATTGAGCATTCGGGATACATACCCAGACCTGCCTGTACTGGTCATTTCAAATCCTGAAAAAGGGACTGATGTACTTCAGTTGGTGAAATCTGGGATCATGGGATATCTGACCTGGCGATGCAAAGCGCAGGAGATTATCCAAGCGCTCCAAATGATCACCTCCGGCCAGAAGTTCTTTTGTGACCAAGTCCTCAGCGTTATTCTATCCGGACCTACGCATCCTACCGAGGAAGAAACCTCCGAATTGTCCCAACGCGAACAGGAGATTTTGTCCCTCATCGCCAAGGGCATGACCAACAAACAGATTGCCTCTGCGCTGTTTATTTCCCACCACACCGTCCACACGCACCGGAAAAACATGATGAAGAAGCTGGGCATCAAGTCCTCGCCTCAGTTGATCGTCTACGCCATCCAATCTGGATTGGTAGACGCCCCTGATCCCTAA